From a single Carassius carassius chromosome 8, fCarCar2.1, whole genome shotgun sequence genomic region:
- the LOC132144604 gene encoding zinc-alpha-2-glycoprotein-like, whose translation MTLRLLFSCIYLYLSSERHHLLFVYTVLSKSDGVSGPVFSAVCVYDDRWISHYSNEEHWKRDCLDAEIWRYTREPHESRDWFINLVNSLANCTSSRCEGLHTLQRRVGCEVEKHPDGAVMNVNALDEYGYDGEDFIFFNYDTMKWIEKSPKAKETKMKWDADRFRNHYLQFYLKDCIDWISTYNASINTPPVLHMFASAAPHDQSELNLTCLATGFYPKHIEMKITLNNITVQPFSSSGVRPNDNQTFQVRTSVKIHRDEKRGYECHVLHSGQTFTTSWDGSLGSRSHHWAEVAAGALVISVLYIMCLLYKNRRFNGQMNCSSSTTEHGNITSRSADPLTASDSDENNELLQINLT comes from the exons ATGACCTTAAGACTTTTATTCtcttgcatttatctttatttatcttCAGAGAGACACCATCTCCTGTTTGTTTACACCGTCCTCAGCAAATCTGATGGAGTCTCTGGTCCTGTGttcagtgcagtgtgtgtgtatgacgaCCGATGGATCTCTCACTACAGTAATGAAGAACACTGGAAAAGAGATTGTTTGGATGCAGAAATCTGGAGATATACCAGAGAACCTCATGAATCTAGAGACTGGTTCATAAATCTGGTTAACTCTCTGGCAAACTGCACAAGCTCCAGATGTGAAG GCCTCCATACACTACAGAGGAGAGTCGGCTGTGAGGTGGAGAAACATCCAGATGGAGCAGTGATGAATGTGAACGCACTTGACGAGTACGGATATGATGGAGaggattttattttctttaattatgACACAATGAAGTGGATTGAAAAAAGTCCAAAGGCAAAAGAAACCAAAATGAAATGGGACGCTGACAGATTTCGCAATCATTATCTCCAGTTCTACCTCAAAGACTGCATCGACTGGATCTCCACATATAATGCTTCGATTAACA CTCCTCCAGTTCTTCACATGTTTGCATCTGCAGCTCCTCATGACCAAAGCGAGCTGAATCTGACCTGTCTGGCCACTGGCTTCTACCCCAAACACATAGAGATGAAGATCACGCTAAACAACATCACAGTCCAACCCTTCAGCTCTTCTGGAGTCAGACCCAACGATAACCAGACCTTTCAGGTGAGAACCAGTGTGAAGATACACAGAGATGAGAAACGGGGTTATGAGTGTCACGTCCTTCACAGCGGTCAGACATTTACAACATCATGGG ATGGAAGCCTTGGTTCTAGAAGTCATCACTGGGCAGAAGTAGCTGCAGGTGCTCTTGTGATTTCAGTTCTATACATCATGTGTTTACTCTACAAAAACAGAAGGTTCAACG GCCAGATGAACTGCAGTAGTTCCACCACAGAACATGGGAACATCACCTCGAGATCAGCAGATCCCCTGACTGCAAGTGATTCAGATGAAAACAATGAACTGCTGCAGATTAATTTAACCTAA